A region from the Deltaproteobacteria bacterium genome encodes:
- a CDS encoding cytochrome c biogenesis protein, translating to MADILLFYYHFAILLLYAVTALGAAARSSWRVRLRPALWGILVLQLVEIAFRWALSGHPPIFGVFEETLAAAFFVTLISLLVDKKCEYYGFTVPLSALTLLYGIFYDMSIKPLVISEQSLWVYFHALFAWVSYGFYTLAFCSALWVLLKKETSSMALFRKWLVEYGILYGFAAQTLYFFLGSYYSSLLHGHWWQWDMVEYLFIISWFLYAIVIHGRIFFHWDEQKVAKWNVAAFLANITLYWGLIFIPWTTYHIFELGLKRHF from the coding sequence ATGGCAGATATATTACTTTTTTATTATCACTTTGCGATACTCCTTTTATATGCGGTTACGGCCCTAGGCGCGGCAGCGCGGTCTTCGTGGCGCGTGAGGTTAAGGCCGGCGCTCTGGGGGATCCTCGTGCTTCAGTTGGTAGAGATAGCCTTTAGATGGGCATTATCCGGTCATCCGCCCATATTCGGAGTATTCGAGGAAACCCTTGCTGCAGCGTTCTTTGTAACACTCATATCGCTTCTTGTCGATAAAAAGTGCGAATACTACGGCTTTACCGTGCCGTTATCGGCGCTAACGCTTCTTTACGGAATTTTCTATGACATGAGCATAAAGCCTCTTGTAATATCGGAGCAGAGCCTGTGGGTTTATTTTCATGCCTTGTTTGCGTGGGTGTCGTATGGGTTCTACACGCTTGCTTTCTGCTCGGCCTTATGGGTGCTTCTTAAAAAAGAGACCTCTTCCATGGCGCTATTTAGGAAGTGGCTTGTCGAGTACGGCATACTCTACGGCTTCGCGGCTCAAACCCTTTACTTTTTTCTGGGCTCATATTATTCGTCTCTCTTGCACGGGCACTGGTGGCAGTGGGACATGGTCGAGTACTTATTTATAATATCCTGGTTCCTTTACGCGATAGTGATACACGGCAGGATATTTTTCCATTGGGACGAGCAGAAGGTTGCCAAGTGGAACGTGGCGGCATTTCTGGCCAATATTACTCTGTACTGGGGCTTGATATTCATTCCGTGGACAACATACCATATATTTGAGCTTGGCCTTAAGCGCCATTTTTGA
- a CDS encoding CsgG/HfaB family protein, with amino-acid sequence MNTTALFEKPIVSGRLPGAIALVMLFVSLFLFQSGQAEARENIKFNGIIKSSVDANGLEAVKPLALKNIAIFPFDNLTLSAEAAGLVKNLVREELKGKGWVSIASDEDVEEFLGRRRIRQTGSITRLTARELGKVLGVDAVAVGTVTQYDNVSGRVAVGVSMRLVSTIDGSIVWADNLAYSGVEFEGILGLGSVKSLDVLSSLVVRDLVKSIADKFFVKDMAQSPFEIERVITFPAIGKAGDKVDIIVDIVPIMEEPKELRIIIDDIDYVLEKIREGKYKGEITAPLGEGVYSIDVVATNDQRVPFVFTAATKFTVDVTPPNVEMTLDSAVISTVHGKEVVMETKLRNVEVIEEWRVDITDADGNVVRSDFGFGFLPSRLVWKGEVDGTGVVGDGRYNIVLSVKDAAGNSARMEDVVLVRNTPPKIDVEFAFNDGVAEFRLIRPADAPLDEWTFAISDKDGAVLKLLSGSDADFPEKILYPMDEQTDIRRLAFSITAKDTVGNVYSETKRMPAMFREKVPFAEVIKGKDRLWSEF; translated from the coding sequence ATGAATACAACTGCGCTTTTTGAAAAACCTATTGTGTCGGGGCGGCTGCCTGGAGCGATAGCCCTTGTGATGCTTTTTGTGAGCCTGTTTCTTTTTCAGTCTGGTCAAGCCGAGGCGCGTGAGAATATAAAGTTTAACGGAATTATTAAGAGTTCCGTGGATGCCAACGGGCTTGAGGCAGTTAAGCCACTTGCGCTTAAAAATATTGCGATATTTCCTTTTGACAATTTGACGTTGAGTGCCGAGGCTGCGGGTCTTGTCAAAAATCTTGTCAGAGAGGAATTGAAGGGCAAGGGATGGGTTTCGATCGCTTCTGATGAAGATGTCGAGGAGTTCCTTGGAAGAAGGCGTATAAGGCAGACTGGCTCGATAACAAGGCTTACGGCAAGAGAACTGGGCAAGGTCCTCGGCGTTGATGCTGTGGCGGTAGGCACGGTAACTCAGTACGATAATGTAAGTGGAAGGGTGGCTGTTGGGGTTTCGATGAGGCTTGTGAGCACCATCGATGGTTCTATTGTCTGGGCCGATAATCTCGCGTATTCAGGGGTTGAGTTCGAGGGGATCCTTGGCTTAGGATCGGTAAAGTCGCTGGATGTCCTTTCTTCGCTTGTTGTAAGGGACCTGGTAAAGAGCATAGCCGATAAGTTTTTCGTAAAGGATATGGCCCAGAGCCCGTTTGAAATCGAGAGGGTTATAACATTCCCGGCTATAGGCAAGGCCGGCGATAAGGTTGATATAATAGTTGATATAGTGCCTATAATGGAAGAGCCTAAGGAATTGAGGATTATCATAGACGATATTGACTATGTACTTGAAAAGATACGCGAAGGCAAGTATAAGGGCGAGATAACGGCTCCGTTGGGCGAAGGTGTGTATTCTATAGATGTTGTTGCTACCAATGATCAGAGGGTTCCTTTTGTTTTTACCGCAGCCACCAAGTTTACGGTAGATGTTACGCCGCCAAACGTTGAGATGACGCTTGATTCCGCTGTTATATCGACGGTACATGGCAAGGAAGTTGTCATGGAAACCAAGCTTCGCAATGTCGAGGTTATCGAAGAATGGAGGGTCGATATAACCGACGCAGACGGCAATGTCGTGCGTAGTGATTTCGGCTTTGGGTTCTTGCCGTCACGACTTGTGTGGAAGGGCGAGGTTGATGGCACGGGGGTTGTCGGAGACGGCCGCTATAATATTGTACTGAGTGTTAAGGATGCCGCAGGCAACAGTGCAAGGATGGAAGATGTGGTTCTTGTTCGCAATACTCCTCCGAAGATAGATGTGGAATTTGCGTTTAATGACGGTGTGGCTGAGTTTAGGCTCATACGGCCGGCCGATGCGCCGCTCGATGAGTGGACTTTCGCCATAAGTGATAAGGATGGTGCCGTTCTTAAGTTGTTAAGTGGTTCCGATGCGGATTTTCCGGAAAAAATCTTATACCCGATGGATGAGCAGACCGATATACGCAGACTGGCGTTTTCCATAACCGCGAAGGATACTGTTGGCAATGTTTATTCTGAGACTAAGCGTATGCCGGCGATGTTCCGTGAAAAGGTTCCGTTCGCCGAGGTTATCAAGGGCAAAGATCGTCTTTGGAGCGAGTTTTAG
- a CDS encoding CsgG/HfaB family protein, translated as MALFFVAAGCAGVQKGAEGDGVASVVESKAVMLEPANVEERSKRKKIAVLPFMNMTKNSSASDVVTDAYITAFFSDGKYAVEEPGNIRHFLMQEQVSTVGEMDLDKLVLLGRRMNVDAVVFGHVDQFETGLVYGTPVVGIYARMVDVSTGKLVWADQRMGRGDDYILVFEFGMIRTPVALANRVVEEMVEAIVW; from the coding sequence ATGGCCTTGTTTTTTGTTGCTGCCGGATGTGCCGGTGTGCAAAAAGGCGCGGAGGGCGATGGCGTTGCTTCGGTTGTTGAATCAAAAGCGGTTATGCTTGAGCCTGCAAATGTTGAGGAGAGGAGCAAACGGAAAAAGATAGCGGTGCTACCTTTTATGAATATGACCAAGAACAGCAGCGCCTCGGATGTCGTAACGGATGCGTATATTACCGCGTTTTTCAGCGATGGTAAATATGCGGTTGAGGAACCGGGCAATATAAGGCATTTTTTGATGCAGGAGCAGGTTTCTACCGTAGGAGAGATGGATCTCGATAAGCTTGTTTTGCTTGGAAGGCGTATGAACGTGGACGCCGTTGTGTTCGGGCATGTAGACCAATTTGAGACGGGCCTGGTTTATGGTACCCCGGTAGTCGGTATTTATGCCCGTATGGTCGATGTGTCCACCGGAAAGCTTGTATGGGCGGATCAGAGGATGGGCCGTGGCGATGATTATATTCTTGTTTTTGAATTCGGCATGATAAGAACCCCTGTGGCGCTTGCCAACAGGGTTGTCGAAGAGATGGTCGAGGCGATAGTCTGGTAG
- a CDS encoding peptidyl-prolyl cis-trans isomerase: MVPFVLACVLVFTPGISTLSSFGNDKEQANDKNVSYAAKVGNRIITFYEYNKAVDKLHTTSRVGEGLAGVQAPSFEKPDYKGFLDELIERELIIGEAEKLGLDKDEKFKEKVATDRLNLLLEMLKQEEVRGKAKITPEEVRRYYDDVESKSIEKALLEKKEKDPSVEVNVKKFDELSASEVTDLNSKLYVIKVKDIEAEYLKKVRKEASVKIYKKDLGKFSGEDIGTWDAVVAKVESAEITGRDLAIEMRRRRVADTEKEAVLEKLILAKALDSVALTKGYEKKPEVAARLKKIYDDALSSEFRAKVIVPLVKISDEDIKGYYEKNKDKFRESDMLYLRGIIAGNEADAKSIIKELKKGANFAFLAEKLSLDPASGKKGGDIGWVAANTLPEELLKDSAKAKKGKILGPYQVSNHIYVVYEFRERKAGIYTPLENRDVRDTIRVTLGRERFKENYDSYLKTLRSTVPIEINEAIFKGLKDTDEKKQ, translated from the coding sequence ATTGTTCCATTTGTACTCGCATGTGTTTTGGTTTTCACCCCAGGCATCTCCACACTTTCCTCATTCGGTAACGATAAAGAACAAGCCAACGATAAGAATGTTTCCTATGCCGCAAAGGTTGGTAATCGCATCATAACATTCTACGAGTATAATAAGGCCGTAGATAAGCTTCATACCACCTCGCGCGTTGGCGAGGGGCTTGCCGGAGTGCAGGCCCCGAGCTTTGAAAAGCCGGATTACAAGGGCTTTCTCGATGAATTGATAGAGCGTGAGCTTATTATAGGCGAGGCCGAGAAGCTGGGGCTTGATAAGGATGAAAAGTTCAAAGAAAAGGTTGCAACCGACAGGCTCAATCTTCTTTTGGAGATGCTTAAGCAGGAGGAGGTCAGGGGTAAAGCGAAGATAACACCGGAAGAGGTAAGGCGTTATTACGACGATGTCGAGTCCAAGTCCATAGAGAAGGCGTTGCTGGAAAAAAAGGAAAAGGACCCTTCCGTAGAGGTTAACGTAAAGAAGTTCGACGAACTCAGCGCCAGCGAAGTGACGGATCTGAACTCCAAGTTATATGTTATAAAGGTGAAGGATATCGAGGCCGAGTATCTAAAGAAGGTGCGTAAGGAGGCTTCGGTAAAAATATATAAAAAAGATCTTGGTAAGTTTAGCGGAGAAGACATAGGAACGTGGGATGCCGTTGTTGCAAAGGTTGAAAGTGCAGAAATTACCGGCAGGGACCTCGCAATCGAGATGAGGAGAAGGCGTGTTGCCGATACCGAGAAGGAGGCCGTGCTTGAGAAGTTGATACTTGCAAAGGCGCTGGACTCGGTCGCGCTAACCAAGGGGTATGAGAAAAAGCCGGAGGTTGCGGCGAGATTGAAGAAAATTTATGACGATGCCCTCTCGAGCGAATTCAGGGCCAAAGTTATTGTGCCGCTCGTAAAGATATCGGATGAGGATATAAAGGGCTATTACGAGAAAAACAAGGATAAGTTCAGAGAATCCGATATGCTCTATTTGCGCGGCATAATTGCAGGCAACGAGGCCGATGCCAAGTCCATTATAAAGGAGCTTAAGAAAGGCGCTAATTTTGCCTTTCTTGCCGAGAAGCTTTCGCTCGACCCAGCATCGGGCAAAAAGGGCGGCGATATTGGATGGGTGGCCGCAAATACCCTTCCAGAGGAGCTCTTAAAGGACTCGGCGAAGGCCAAGAAGGGAAAGATTCTTGGCCCTTATCAGGTGAGCAACCATATTTATGTTGTCTATGAGTTCAGGGAAAGGAAGGCCGGTATCTATACGCCGCTTGAGAACCGTGACGTGAGGGACACCATAAGGGTCACTCTCGGCAGGGAGCGTTTCAAGGAAAATTACGATTCTTATCTGAAGACATTACGCTCTACTGTGCCGATAGAAATAAACGAGGCGATATTTAAGGGCCTTAAGGATACCGATGAAAAGAAGCAGTAA
- a CDS encoding cytochrome c3 family protein → MKRSSNRIGRGVVILQLVLVSAVFGLFAAGCPSEKVVKKACVDCHAKDVAAYRERGTLHKPLSENNCEGCHLPHGLMGTVRLKSKTSDLCYGCHEKDKPRLERANLHAPLKDKKCLDCHDPHTSKFKGLTRVGGNDVCFKCHKSDTLDKAKYIHEAVKQGCNKCHDPHSSDHASTLKEKPNVLCASCHSPKDSNVLTAHSGYNVAGSDCVGCHAPHSSEKPGLSRTYSHSPYGEKGCNKCHNASGSKDELGTRLQGEKLCYECHKASMDSYAKRGVKHDPSAKGDCLKCHSPHATDNKAELRYAERGLCYSCHPGEIKKHERAVVHTTIKDGRCSGCHDPHSADNAKVLKEAGAKLCYLCHVEKKFSGIVSHEPSAKGDCLRCHDSHASDFADLLPLPQKDVCYSCHEASIRDFNKINIHPTVAKGECTACHSAHVSESAGLLRDKKERVCFKCHGGMLDYVDSSNKHKFTNEGKCYECHDSHASNYPKILLDDELRICASCHQGSVDRSLKEKYGHQPVLRGECAKCHAPHGSKAPLFLQASFKTMCLACHGDLRIKGESSFKHKAFEEGLCDKCHVGHSSKFKGLTKASGSEICNSCHADRTSAKFLSAHGNLAQTKNADCLGCHEPHTGSDSRLLYDVKHKPFVSETCDRCHARMKK, encoded by the coding sequence ATGAAAAGAAGCAGTAATAGGATAGGCAGAGGCGTAGTTATATTGCAGTTGGTTTTAGTATCCGCTGTTTTTGGTTTATTTGCCGCAGGGTGTCCTTCCGAGAAGGTTGTAAAGAAGGCTTGCGTGGATTGTCATGCTAAAGACGTTGCCGCGTACAGGGAACGTGGAACTCTGCATAAGCCGCTTTCGGAGAATAACTGCGAAGGCTGTCATTTACCGCATGGCCTGATGGGAACGGTTAGGCTCAAGTCCAAGACATCGGATCTTTGTTACGGGTGTCACGAGAAGGATAAGCCGCGCCTGGAGCGCGCAAATCTGCATGCGCCGCTTAAAGACAAAAAATGCCTCGATTGCCACGACCCGCATACTTCCAAGTTCAAAGGGCTTACTCGCGTTGGAGGCAATGATGTATGTTTTAAGTGCCACAAGAGCGACACTCTAGACAAGGCCAAATATATTCACGAGGCCGTCAAGCAGGGTTGCAATAAGTGCCATGATCCGCATTCTTCAGATCATGCGTCTACGTTAAAGGAAAAGCCCAATGTACTTTGCGCCTCGTGCCACAGTCCCAAGGATTCGAATGTACTTACAGCGCATTCGGGGTATAACGTGGCTGGATCGGACTGTGTAGGGTGTCATGCCCCGCACTCGAGCGAGAAGCCGGGGCTTTCGCGCACGTACAGTCATTCTCCGTATGGAGAGAAAGGTTGCAACAAGTGTCATAACGCCTCCGGAAGCAAGGATGAACTCGGGACGCGTCTGCAGGGCGAGAAGCTCTGTTATGAGTGCCACAAGGCGTCCATGGATTCTTACGCAAAAAGAGGGGTCAAGCATGATCCTTCGGCAAAGGGAGATTGTCTTAAGTGCCATAGTCCTCATGCAACCGATAATAAGGCTGAATTAAGATATGCCGAAAGAGGGCTTTGCTACAGCTGCCATCCAGGCGAGATAAAGAAGCACGAGAGGGCGGTCGTGCATACGACGATAAAAGATGGCCGTTGTTCTGGATGCCATGACCCGCACTCGGCCGATAATGCCAAGGTGTTGAAGGAAGCAGGGGCAAAGCTCTGCTATCTTTGTCATGTAGAGAAGAAGTTTTCTGGCATCGTATCTCACGAGCCCAGCGCAAAAGGCGATTGTTTGAGGTGCCATGATTCTCATGCCTCGGACTTTGCAGACCTCTTGCCTCTTCCTCAAAAAGATGTTTGTTATTCGTGCCACGAGGCGTCGATAAGAGATTTTAACAAGATAAACATCCATCCAACCGTAGCAAAGGGCGAGTGTACGGCCTGTCACAGCGCGCACGTATCGGAGTCAGCGGGGCTGCTGAGGGATAAGAAGGAGAGGGTGTGCTTCAAGTGTCACGGCGGTATGCTAGATTACGTTGATAGTTCTAATAAGCACAAATTTACCAACGAGGGCAAGTGCTACGAGTGCCACGATTCTCATGCTTCCAATTATCCGAAGATACTGCTGGATGACGAGCTTCGTATATGCGCCTCATGCCACCAGGGAAGCGTTGACAGGTCGCTAAAGGAGAAATACGGACATCAGCCGGTATTGAGGGGCGAGTGCGCCAAGTGTCATGCTCCGCACGGCAGCAAGGCCCCGTTATTCTTGCAGGCGTCATTCAAGACGATGTGCCTTGCTTGTCACGGGGATTTGAGAATAAAGGGTGAAAGCAGTTTTAAGCACAAGGCGTTTGAAGAAGGGCTTTGTGATAAATGCCATGTCGGGCACTCATCGAAGTTCAAAGGGCTTACAAAGGCTTCTGGCAGTGAGATATGCAATTCGTGCCATGCTGACAGGACATCGGCCAAATTCCTTTCCGCACACGGCAATCTTGCGCAGACGAAGAATGCCGATTGTCTCGGATGCCACGAGCCGCATACCGGGTCTGATTCAAGGCTTCTCTACGATGTCAAACATAAGCCTTTTGTGTCTGAGACATGCGACAGATGTCATGCGAGGATGAAGAAATGA
- a CDS encoding NHL repeat-containing protein: MPQNVAVLIAALVFFVAGIAVLCPSSSLAAEKLDASVVMVIKRDELMGSFKEPAAIYFDESKQRLYVADSGNKRLVSFDEKFEYLSELSDERFGSVVAVAKAADGNFYILDASAPALKLVNLKDKSVIEVKLTGVPQGAGAFVPWRFALDKADNLYVVDRMNARVLMFTSSGKFTREFVLPRDRGSKGINHVNVGSDGSVYAVDSAGQKVYVFDANGKVRAVLGQGALAGEALLFPSAVASDSDGLIYVADKHAGKILVYGKTGGRPLYAIGMRGFNDGQIYAPIDITVDSKKRVFILDGARISVLRPSINPARLGR; encoded by the coding sequence GTGCCACAAAATGTAGCCGTATTGATAGCTGCCCTGGTGTTCTTCGTTGCCGGCATTGCGGTGCTTTGCCCGTCGTCGTCGCTCGCGGCTGAGAAGCTTGACGCGTCAGTTGTCATGGTTATTAAGCGTGACGAACTGATGGGTTCCTTTAAGGAACCGGCGGCCATATACTTCGACGAGAGCAAGCAGCGGCTCTATGTCGCAGACAGCGGCAATAAGAGGCTTGTTTCTTTCGACGAAAAGTTCGAGTACCTCTCCGAGCTTTCGGATGAGCGGTTTGGCTCGGTCGTTGCCGTGGCAAAGGCTGCTGACGGCAATTTTTATATTCTCGATGCTTCTGCCCCGGCCTTGAAGCTTGTAAACCTCAAGGACAAATCCGTTATAGAGGTGAAGCTTACGGGCGTGCCGCAGGGGGCCGGTGCGTTTGTTCCGTGGCGTTTTGCGCTCGATAAGGCCGATAATCTATATGTCGTCGACAGGATGAACGCCAGGGTTCTTATGTTTACATCCTCCGGCAAGTTTACGCGGGAGTTCGTTTTGCCAAGGGACAGGGGCTCGAAGGGAATCAATCATGTTAACGTCGGTTCTGACGGTTCTGTCTATGCCGTGGATTCCGCCGGACAGAAGGTTTATGTGTTTGACGCAAACGGCAAGGTAAGGGCCGTTCTCGGGCAGGGAGCTTTAGCAGGGGAAGCTCTTTTATTTCCGTCAGCCGTGGCCTCGGATTCGGACGGTCTGATATATGTGGCCGATAAGCATGCCGGAAAGATATTGGTATACGGCAAGACAGGCGGCAGACCGCTCTACGCAATAGGAATGCGCGGCTTTAATGACGGTCAGATTTACGCCCCTATTGACATAACGGTGGATTCGAAGAAGCGTGTTTTTATCCTCGACGGCGCAAGGATAAGCGTCCTGCGGCCGTCCATAAACCCGGCCAGGCTCGGAAGGTGA
- a CDS encoding response regulator: MSGVVDIREAAKKRGKITILAVDDNPQNLELLEALLESRGYGVVKAYNGKEALKKAEEFVPDIILLDVLMPQMDGFEACRRFKERKETKLVPIIMLTALDSLEDKVKGLECGADDFVTKPFQAPELLARVKSLIRVKGLIDELESAQSVLFSLASALDYTDPYTHGHSQRVSEFASSLARFIGLSPEECEIIAKAGLLHDIGKIGTDKGVLHKPGALNDTEFVHVKEHPLMGEKICKPLKFAQPLLPLIRGHHEKYNGTGYPDGLKGEDIPLGARILAIADVYDALTTIRPYRSDISREVALEVMKAEATKGFWDSEVLKSFESMMIKNGLAAEVSAGKVAE, translated from the coding sequence ATGAGTGGAGTTGTTGACATACGTGAGGCTGCCAAAAAGCGCGGTAAGATAACTATCCTTGCCGTGGACGATAATCCGCAGAACCTCGAGCTCCTGGAGGCCCTTCTTGAGTCGCGCGGTTACGGCGTTGTAAAGGCCTATAACGGCAAGGAGGCGCTAAAGAAGGCCGAGGAGTTCGTTCCCGACATAATACTTCTCGACGTGCTCATGCCGCAGATGGACGGTTTCGAGGCGTGCCGCCGCTTCAAGGAAAGAAAGGAAACAAAGCTCGTTCCAATCATCATGCTTACTGCCTTAGATAGCCTCGAGGACAAGGTAAAGGGCCTTGAGTGCGGGGCAGACGATTTCGTTACAAAGCCTTTTCAGGCCCCGGAGCTTCTTGCCAGGGTAAAATCTCTTATAAGGGTAAAGGGCTTGATAGACGAGCTCGAGAGCGCGCAGAGCGTCCTCTTTAGCCTTGCCTCGGCCCTTGACTATACCGACCCCTACACGCATGGACATTCGCAGCGCGTCTCCGAGTTTGCCTCAAGCCTTGCCAGGTTCATCGGGCTTAGCCCCGAGGAGTGCGAGATAATAGCAAAGGCCGGGCTTCTCCACGACATAGGTAAGATAGGCACGGATAAGGGCGTGCTTCATAAGCCGGGCGCGCTAAACGACACCGAGTTCGTGCATGTGAAGGAGCATCCGCTGATGGGCGAGAAGATATGTAAGCCCCTTAAGTTCGCGCAGCCGCTTCTTCCCCTAATAAGAGGGCATCACGAGAAGTACAACGGCACCGGGTACCCCGACGGTTTGAAGGGCGAGGATATTCCGCTTGGCGCGAGAATCCTTGCGATAGCGGACGTGTATGACGCGCTTACGACCATAAGGCCCTACAGAAGCGACATCTCGCGCGAGGTTGCCCTCGAGGTCATGAAGGCCGAGGCTACCAAGGGGTTTTGGGATTCGGAAGTCCTTAAATCCTTCGAGTCCATGATGATAAAGAACGGTCTTGCAGCAGAAGTAAGCGCAGGCAAGGTAGCCGAATAG
- a CDS encoding tetratricopeptide repeat protein, translating to MDKKKKYYAVAAVVGIVIIAVIAYFVVGKYRYGTDTEPAAIQYDNRDDLLGQIKAMEERKAAEGLTWQDTYRLGVMYSHVGRIDDAMKAITEAVGMHPYAKGYEAIGMIHYSRMEYGKAIKNWEKAAELAPSDSEHIKDLIGRAKTGTHMAKRTDVLEDKSKKGGLSWQESFELGTIYLSTRKFDDAVKHLTDAAKAKGDRADMYDTLARAYTFKGDYANAIAAEKKAVELAPKEKLYKARLDELVKFEKAVKASREKGGFFNQPKVVGQKTQPKAATPKPAAKKAEETKPASEAASKP from the coding sequence ATGGATAAGAAGAAAAAATATTACGCAGTGGCAGCGGTCGTTGGCATCGTAATCATAGCCGTTATCGCGTACTTTGTCGTAGGTAAGTACCGCTACGGCACGGACACCGAGCCCGCGGCAATACAGTACGATAACCGCGACGATCTTCTTGGCCAGATAAAGGCCATGGAGGAGAGAAAAGCTGCCGAAGGACTTACCTGGCAGGATACCTACAGGCTCGGCGTAATGTACTCGCATGTCGGAAGGATAGACGACGCGATGAAGGCCATCACCGAGGCAGTCGGCATGCACCCGTATGCAAAGGGGTACGAGGCTATAGGCATGATACATTATTCGAGGATGGAGTACGGTAAGGCCATAAAGAACTGGGAAAAGGCAGCTGAGCTTGCCCCGTCCGACTCAGAGCACATCAAAGACCTTATAGGCCGCGCAAAGACCGGCACGCACATGGCCAAGCGCACGGACGTGCTTGAGGATAAGAGCAAGAAGGGCGGCCTCTCGTGGCAGGAGTCATTCGAGCTAGGCACAATATATCTTAGCACCAGGAAGTTCGACGACGCGGTAAAGCACCTTACCGACGCGGCCAAGGCAAAGGGCGACAGGGCCGATATGTACGATACGCTTGCAAGGGCTTATACCTTCAAGGGCGATTACGCAAATGCCATAGCGGCCGAGAAGAAGGCAGTGGAACTCGCGCCAAAGGAAAAGCTGTACAAGGCCAGGCTCGATGAGCTTGTAAAGTTCGAGAAGGCCGTGAAGGCATCGAGGGAAAAGGGCGGGTTCTTTAACCAACCAAAGGTAGTCGGGCAGAAGACGCAGCCAAAGGCAGCTACGCCAAAGCCTGCGGCAAAGAAGGCAGAGGAGACAAAGCCGGCTTCTGAGGCCGCGTCAAAGCCGTAG